Proteins from a genomic interval of Quercus robur chromosome 9, dhQueRobu3.1, whole genome shotgun sequence:
- the LOC126699472 gene encoding cytochrome P450 89A2-like isoform X2 — MEVWFIIIISLCISALLKSLLFNKVSENHSKIPPGPLHIPILSNFLWLRKPFIELELTLRKLHAKYGPIITIYIGFNPAIFVANRSLAHKALIQNSAVFADRPAPPPTDVIVSSNKHNINTASYGPTWRLFRRNLTSEILHPSRMKSYSHARKWVLDILLNRLRSNTESVVKDHFQYSMFCLLVLMCFGDKLGETQIRKIEEVERRLLLSSRRFAILNFFPRIGRILFRKRWEELFQLRRNQDDVLIPLIKARRKVKQERQSKMKEDKENDDEFVVSYVDTLLDLELPEEKRKLEDKEMVNLCSEFLDAGTDTTSTALEWIMANMVKYPQIQERLLVEIKGVVGDGEKEVKEEDLNKIPYLKAVVLEGLRRHPPGHFVLPHAVTEDVVLDGYLIPKNATLNFMVAEMGWDSRVWEDPMEFKPERFLSGDDGGGEAFDITGSREIKMMPFGAGRRICPASGLAILHLEYFVANLVSNFEWKAVDGDEVDLSEKHEFTMVMKNPLKAHLSPRF, encoded by the exons ATGGAAGTCTggttcatcatcatcatctctcTCTGTATCTCAGCCCTCCTCAAATCCCTCCTTTTCAACAAAGTCTCTGAAAATCACAGTAAGATACCTCCAGGACCCTTACACATCCCAATACTCAGCAACTTCCTATGGCTCCGCAAACCCTTCATCGAATTGGAACTCACCCTCCGCAAGCTCCATGCCAAGTACGGACCCATCATCACCATTTACATAGGCTTCAACCCAGCTATCTTCGTTGCCAACCGTTCTCTCGCTCACAAAGCTCTTATTCAAAACAGTGCAGTTTTCGCTGACCGCCCAGCTCCTCCACCTACAGACGTGATCGTATCTAGTAACAAACACAACATCAACACTGCTTCTTATGGTCCCACATGGCGACTCTTTCGTCGCAATCTAACTTCAGAGATTCTCCACCCTTCGCGCATGAAATCTTACTCTCACGCGCGCAAGTGGGTCTTGGATATTCTCCTCAATCGCCTTCGTTCCAACACTGAATCCGTTGTTAAAGACCATTTCCAATACTCcatgttttgtttgttggttCTTATGTGTTTTGGAGACAAACTCGGTGAAACCCAGATTAGAAAAATCGAAGAGGTTGAACGTCGCTTGCTTTTGAGCTCTCGTCGGTTTGCTATACTCAATTTTTTCCCCAGAATTGGAAGGATTTTATTTCGTAAGCGTTGGGAAGAGTTGTTTCAACTTCGGAGAAACCAAGATGATGTGTTAATTCCTTTGATTAAAGCAAGGAGGAAAGTGAAGCAAGAAAGACAGAGTAAAATgaaagaagacaaagaaaatgACGATGAGTTTGTTGTGTCGTATGTGGACACGTTGTTGGATTTGGAGTTGCCAGAGGAAAAGAGGAAGCTTGAAGATAAGGAAATGGTTAATTTGTGTTCAGAGTTTCTAGACGCGGGTACGGATACTACGTCAACAGCATTGGAGTGGATTATGGCGAATATGGTGAAATACCCACAAATCCAAGAGAGGCTTTTAGTGGAGATTAAAGGGGTTGTTGGTGATGGAGAAAAGGAAGTGAAAGAAGAGGATTTGAATAAGATTCCTTATTTGAAAGCAGTGGTTTTGGAGGGTTTAAGGAGACACCCACCTGGGCATTTTGTGTTGCCACATGCAGTGACTGAGGATGTGGTTTTGGATGGGTATTTGATACCAAAGAATGCTACTTTGAATTTCATGGTGGCAGAAATGGGGTGGGACTCGAGGGTTTGGGAAGATCCTATGGAGTTTAAGCCTGAGAGATTCTTGAGTGGTGATGATGGTGGAGGAGAAGCGTTTGATATAACTGGAAGCAGAGAGATTAAGATGATGCCATTTGGTGCGGGGAGGAGGATCTGTCCTGCTTCTGGTTTGGCAATACTTCATTTGGAGTATTTTGTGGCCAATCTGGTTTCGAATTTTGAGTGGAAAGCTGTTGATGGTGATGAGGTTGATCTGTCAGAGAAGCATGAGTTCACCATGGTGATGAAGAATCCTCTCAAGGCCCACTTATCTCCAAG GTTTTGA